In a single window of the Alistipes sp. ZOR0009 genome:
- a CDS encoding glycoside hydrolase family 97 protein yields the protein MNIAKKFITAVAMMAVGVGSVWAQKASVLLSPDRKIKVEVFLSKKGEPCYRVTRTGRVVVDTSRLGFTFKESQPMSSGFDMTPLSHGTFDKTWTQPWGENKIVRDCHNSLTVSFKEHKAPHRVMNLEFRAFNDGIGFRYSVPKQENLGKITIMDELTEFSLTENYKTWWIYADYNTYEKLYNETPLTEASWVATPVTMRGADGLHLSFHEAALVNYADMHLKQVSPLHFKVELTPWANGDKVRTETPFATPWRTLQISPDAKGLIDSPLVLNLNEPSKATSTQWIKPMKYVGIWWGMHLGTQTWKESPTHGATTANAIAYIDFAKRHNIQGVVVEGWNAGWDRWGAKDAFDHITPAADFDFAKVAKYAKDNGIQLIGHNETGGDIPSYEKLIDRAFSLYKSYGMNAVKTGYAGGIYPQGEHHHGQFMVNHYQHVVDKALQYNIMLDVHEPIKPTGLRRTYPNLMTGEGVRGMEWEAWSEGNPPSHVPTLAFTRMLAGPLDYTPGTFDILFKNTGKRERWNDLDKGNTRVHTTLCKQLAMMVVLYSPLQMASDEIKNYEGHPAFKFVVDYNADCDESHTLNGEVGQFVTIARRAGNTWFVGSVTNEKERDLTIPLTFLKPGKKYEATIYGDGDAASWESNPTDYKIVNQVVTSKDLLKMHLASGGGQAIVFNLIK from the coding sequence ATGAACATCGCAAAGAAATTTATTACCGCTGTCGCTATGATGGCAGTGGGGGTGGGCAGCGTATGGGCGCAAAAGGCGTCGGTGCTCCTTTCTCCCGATCGAAAGATCAAGGTGGAGGTTTTTCTCTCTAAAAAAGGGGAACCGTGCTATAGGGTAACCCGTACAGGACGTGTTGTGGTTGATACCTCGCGGCTTGGCTTTACGTTTAAGGAATCTCAGCCCATGTCGTCCGGCTTTGATATGACTCCTTTGTCTCACGGTACCTTTGATAAGACATGGACGCAGCCTTGGGGAGAAAATAAAATCGTTCGCGACTGCCATAACAGCCTTACGGTATCCTTTAAGGAGCATAAGGCTCCTCACCGGGTGATGAATTTGGAGTTTAGAGCCTTTAATGATGGTATTGGTTTCCGTTACAGCGTGCCTAAGCAGGAAAATCTGGGCAAGATTACCATTATGGACGAGCTAACGGAGTTTTCGTTAACCGAGAACTACAAAACATGGTGGATTTATGCCGACTACAACACCTACGAAAAGCTTTATAACGAGACGCCGCTCACCGAAGCATCGTGGGTCGCCACACCGGTTACCATGCGTGGCGCAGATGGCCTGCATCTTAGCTTTCATGAGGCAGCGTTGGTAAATTATGCCGATATGCATCTAAAGCAGGTGAGCCCGCTGCACTTTAAGGTGGAGCTTACCCCTTGGGCAAATGGCGATAAGGTACGTACGGAGACTCCATTTGCAACACCTTGGCGTACGCTACAAATTAGTCCAGATGCAAAAGGACTTATAGATTCGCCTCTGGTACTTAATCTAAACGAACCTTCGAAGGCTACCAGCACCCAGTGGATTAAGCCTATGAAATATGTGGGGATTTGGTGGGGAATGCATTTAGGCACCCAAACTTGGAAGGAGAGCCCAACGCATGGTGCCACAACGGCTAACGCTATTGCCTACATCGACTTTGCCAAGCGTCACAATATTCAGGGCGTTGTTGTAGAGGGATGGAATGCTGGTTGGGATCGCTGGGGGGCTAAAGATGCCTTCGACCATATAACTCCTGCCGCCGATTTTGACTTTGCTAAGGTGGCTAAGTACGCTAAGGATAACGGAATTCAGCTAATAGGCCACAACGAAACGGGAGGAGATATCCCATCTTACGAAAAACTTATTGATAGGGCATTTTCGTTGTACAAAAGTTACGGTATGAATGCCGTAAAAACAGGATATGCCGGAGGAATCTATCCACAAGGAGAGCACCATCACGGACAGTTTATGGTAAATCACTACCAGCATGTGGTCGATAAAGCTCTTCAGTACAATATTATGCTTGATGTGCATGAGCCGATAAAACCTACCGGATTACGCCGTACTTACCCCAATTTAATGACTGGAGAGGGAGTCCGAGGAATGGAATGGGAGGCTTGGAGCGAAGGAAACCCGCCTTCGCACGTTCCTACGCTGGCTTTTACCCGCATGTTGGCTGGTCCGCTCGACTACACCCCAGGTACTTTCGATATCCTATTTAAGAATACAGGAAAACGCGAACGCTGGAACGACTTGGATAAGGGGAATACCCGCGTTCATACGACGCTATGCAAGCAGCTGGCCATGATGGTGGTTTTATACAGCCCGTTACAAATGGCTAGCGACGAGATAAAGAATTATGAGGGACATCCAGCCTTTAAGTTTGTGGTAGACTACAATGCCGACTGCGATGAAAGCCATACGCTAAACGGTGAGGTAGGACAGTTCGTAACCATTGCTCGTCGAGCCGGAAATACTTGGTTTGTCGGTTCGGTTACCAACGAGAAGGAGCGCGATTTAACCATTCCGCTTACAT